Proteins encoded together in one Acidimicrobiales bacterium window:
- a CDS encoding TetR/AcrR family transcriptional regulator — MTTTATRSRMPAAERRRQILDVGLEVFARHGYHDTSMSALAAEAGVTKPVLYQHFASKHDLFEVLLAETGDRLMRAIEACEVEETPRRRVEAGFRAFFRFFEEQPAAFAVLYGSSLAVDPEFRRDARRVRDTFAEYLTGLIRTVDHESALAMAAGINGLSEGMIRHWMHGQRTRPAEEMAALAARLAWGGLDSLA; from the coding sequence ATGACCACCACGGCCACCCGATCCCGCATGCCGGCCGCAGAGCGGCGGCGGCAGATCCTCGACGTCGGGCTGGAGGTGTTCGCCCGCCACGGCTACCACGACACCTCGATGAGCGCCCTGGCGGCAGAGGCCGGTGTGACCAAGCCGGTTCTGTACCAGCACTTCGCATCCAAGCACGACCTGTTCGAGGTCCTGCTGGCCGAGACCGGCGACCGGCTGATGAGGGCCATCGAGGCGTGCGAGGTGGAGGAGACGCCGAGGCGTCGGGTCGAAGCCGGCTTCCGGGCCTTCTTCAGGTTCTTCGAGGAGCAACCTGCCGCCTTCGCCGTCCTCTACGGCTCCAGCCTGGCCGTCGACCCGGAGTTCCGCCGCGATGCCAGACGGGTCCGTGACACCTTCGCCGAGTACCTGACCGGCCTCATCCGCACCGTCGACCACGAGTCGGCCCTGGCCATGGCTGCCGGGATCAACGGGCTGTCGGAGGGCATGATTCGCCACTGGATGCACGGGCAGCGGACCCGCCCCGCCGAGGAGATGGCCGCCCTGGCTGCCCGCCTGGCGTGGGGTGGCCTGGACTCCCTGGCCTGA
- a CDS encoding cytochrome c-type biogenesis protein CcmH, which yields MRPGDSRRRLTWLLVLVVAVGSLVVSEVAERPALTNADRVRDLAGDFACPVCQGQSLGESDVPIARTIRSTIRTMVDRGRTDGEIRSMLVDRFGEDIDYMPSGDGLVGLVWVLPVMVGGVALAGGVASVRRWQGRGGGPAPRRPLVLAAVVAVAVLAGVLVAGTAGDRSAGDTLSGDIRSSSRTLLVEAGVAAPDEAVALYTRVLEIQPSNAEALAYRGWVRWRTGDAAQGRSDLDEAVAVDPAYPDVRVFRASQRHADGDHVGAAGDLVVLDELEAPPIVGDLLAASRLRQRIATGLAASGELLAAVELLDSGLESRPDAAALLAERGWLLAATRSPELVERGLASLDEALAVDPVDPYGLAYRAAVLATLVDRPEDAAIDVATFTGLDGPPAELVDLLVGTGLLVAGTGSGS from the coding sequence ATGAGGCCCGGCGACTCTCGTCGACGCCTCACCTGGCTCCTCGTGCTGGTCGTGGCTGTGGGCAGCCTGGTGGTGTCAGAGGTGGCGGAGCGGCCGGCGCTCACCAACGCCGACCGCGTCCGCGACCTGGCCGGGGATTTCGCCTGTCCGGTCTGCCAGGGGCAGTCGCTCGGTGAGTCCGACGTACCGATCGCCCGGACCATCCGGTCGACCATCAGGACCATGGTCGACCGGGGTCGTACCGACGGCGAGATCAGGTCGATGCTGGTCGACCGGTTCGGCGAGGACATCGACTACATGCCGAGCGGTGACGGCCTCGTCGGCCTGGTCTGGGTGCTTCCGGTCATGGTCGGCGGCGTGGCCCTGGCCGGGGGGGTGGCGTCGGTCCGGCGGTGGCAGGGTCGCGGTGGCGGTCCTGCGCCACGGCGCCCGCTGGTGCTGGCCGCGGTGGTCGCTGTGGCCGTCCTGGCCGGCGTGCTGGTGGCCGGCACCGCCGGCGACCGGTCGGCCGGCGACACGTTGAGCGGAGACATCAGGTCCTCCTCCCGGACCCTGCTGGTAGAGGCCGGCGTGGCGGCCCCCGACGAGGCCGTCGCTCTCTACACCCGGGTGCTGGAGATCCAGCCGTCCAACGCCGAGGCCCTGGCCTACCGGGGCTGGGTCCGTTGGAGGACCGGCGATGCCGCTCAGGGGCGGTCCGACCTGGATGAGGCGGTCGCCGTCGACCCGGCGTATCCGGACGTCCGTGTCTTCCGGGCGTCGCAGCGCCATGCCGACGGCGACCACGTGGGGGCTGCCGGGGACCTCGTGGTGCTGGACGAACTGGAGGCCCCGCCGATCGTGGGCGACCTGCTGGCGGCCAGTCGTCTGCGCCAGCGGATCGCTACCGGCCTGGCGGCGTCCGGGGAGTTGCTGGCCGCCGTGGAGTTGTTGGACTCGGGCTTGGAATCCCGACCGGATGCCGCCGCCCTGCTGGCCGAGCGGGGCTGGCTGCTGGCGGCCACCCGGTCGCCGGAGCTGGTCGAGCGGGGCCTCGCAAGCCTGGACGAGGCTCTTGCCGTGGACCCGGTGGATCCGTACGGCCTGGCCTACCGGGCGGCGGTCCTGGCCACGCTGGTCGACCGGCCGGAGGATGCCGCTATCGACGTGGCGACGTTCACAGGGCTGGACGGGCCTCCCGCCGAGCTGGTCGACCTGCTGGTCGGGACGGGCCTGCTGGTCGCCGGGACGGGAAGCGGTTCCTGA
- a CDS encoding histidine phosphatase family protein: protein MTILLVRHGSAGDPYRWSGDDVDRPLDAGGVVQASRLNAAVAELHRPVTQVMSSRAVRCLQTVGPLCDQHGVEPEAVDTLFEGAADMTTLLVRDLAVTDGNGSVTVLCSHSDVILDVIRDLVADGAGLSGGRGCGYASIWELTATNGRVEHAHYRATP from the coding sequence GTGACGATCCTCCTGGTCCGCCACGGGTCGGCAGGCGACCCCTACCGCTGGTCGGGTGACGACGTCGACCGACCGCTGGATGCAGGTGGCGTCGTCCAGGCCAGCCGGCTGAATGCCGCCGTGGCCGAACTCCACCGGCCGGTCACCCAGGTCATGAGCAGCCGGGCCGTCCGGTGCCTCCAGACCGTGGGGCCTCTCTGCGACCAGCACGGCGTGGAGCCGGAGGCGGTGGACACCCTGTTCGAGGGAGCCGCGGACATGACCACCCTGCTGGTCCGTGACCTGGCCGTCACGGATGGCAACGGGTCTGTCACGGTCCTGTGCAGCCATTCCGACGTGATCCTCGACGTCATCAGGGACCTGGTGGCAGACGGCGCCGGCCTCAGCGGAGGCCGCGGCTGCGGCTACGCCTCGATCTGGGAGCTGACGGCCACCAACGGTCGGGTCGAGCACGCCCACTACCGGGCGACCCCCTGA
- a CDS encoding NUDIX domain-containing protein, translating to MVLLDGEGRIFLVNAEDPLDPYKPAWWEIPGGGIDLGEDSAVAATRELVEETGIEDVEMGPVIWTQHVQFTFGGYFFDSHEKIHVAWCDGGEYRPRHLEALEAAAFRGARWWTLDELLASTEPVLPALLRQHLAPIVAGDLPEVPIDISPEPLD from the coding sequence GTGGTGCTTCTCGACGGCGAGGGGCGGATCTTCCTGGTGAACGCCGAGGACCCCCTCGACCCCTACAAGCCCGCCTGGTGGGAGATCCCCGGCGGGGGAATCGACCTGGGAGAGGACTCGGCGGTGGCAGCCACCCGGGAGCTCGTCGAGGAGACCGGCATCGAGGACGTGGAGATGGGGCCGGTCATATGGACCCAGCACGTGCAGTTCACCTTTGGTGGCTACTTCTTCGACAGCCACGAGAAGATCCACGTGGCGTGGTGCGACGGTGGCGAGTACCGGCCAAGGCACCTGGAGGCACTGGAGGCAGCGGCATTCCGGGGCGCACGCTGGTGGACGTTGGACGAGCTCCTGGCCTCGACCGAGCCGGTCCTGCCGGCACTGCTGCGCCAGCACCTGGCACCCATTGTGGCTGGCGACCTGCCAGAGGTACCCATCGACATCTCCCCGGAGCCCCTGGACTGA
- the ccsA gene encoding cytochrome c biogenesis protein CcsA, translated as MNATLGTAFVALGLSASVAGLLSVAWGLATRNPVFVVRSRAWVALVAIAAVGQVAVMERALITRDFTVAFVAEHGSHRTPALFNVATLWSALEGSILLWVLILVGYVVLVVRRFRHRLHDPVVGWALLVLFVVCAFFFLLLAGPAHPFARFEPWAGYDGPGPNPLLQNHVLMAFHPPVLYLGYVGFTVPFALAVASLATGRMGEGWLLEARRWTLMAWGCLTVGVLLGAWWSYEVLGWGGYWAWDPVENASFLPWLTGTAYLHSVMVQERQGMLRVWNLSLLCATFSLTILGTFITRSGVLESVHTFTESGIGPLLLGFFGLVVVTTVGLIAWRGDELRTAGSIDSPVSRTGAFLFNNLLFGAFAFVVLLGTVFPLLVEAANGDRISVGNPYFERMTMPIGFALLFLMAVAPVLPWGRATAVLLATRLRWPAVFGAASMLLAVVVGSRGWAPTLAVGLAGFSIGGAARQLWMAVRARGLRGLVGRSSGGMVVHVGVAVVAVALACSSAFVRQAEFRFDRPGDRASFAGHELVFDGLTTVDLPEKTEIRVSVRVDGHPYLPAISMFPFAGQTIGTPATRSTLRDDLQLAVLAVPDDGSTTTVLRVTVQPLVLWLWVGGAVMAVGTALAAVPGAGAARRRDGDGAEAERRSSDGVSA; from the coding sequence TTGAACGCCACCCTCGGCACGGCATTCGTCGCCCTCGGGCTGTCCGCCTCGGTGGCCGGCCTGCTCAGCGTGGCCTGGGGCCTCGCGACCCGTAATCCCGTCTTCGTGGTGCGGTCCCGTGCCTGGGTGGCCCTGGTGGCCATCGCCGCGGTAGGTCAGGTGGCGGTCATGGAGCGAGCGCTCATCACCCGCGACTTCACCGTTGCGTTCGTGGCCGAACACGGCAGCCACCGCACCCCGGCCCTGTTCAACGTGGCCACCCTCTGGTCGGCGCTCGAGGGGTCGATCCTGCTGTGGGTCCTGATCCTGGTGGGCTACGTGGTGCTGGTGGTACGACGGTTCCGGCACCGGCTGCACGATCCCGTCGTGGGCTGGGCACTGCTGGTGCTGTTCGTGGTGTGCGCCTTCTTCTTCCTCCTGCTGGCCGGTCCGGCCCACCCGTTCGCCCGCTTCGAGCCGTGGGCCGGCTACGACGGCCCGGGCCCCAACCCACTGCTCCAGAACCACGTCCTCATGGCGTTCCACCCGCCGGTGCTCTACCTGGGCTATGTGGGCTTCACCGTGCCGTTCGCCCTGGCGGTGGCGTCGCTGGCCACGGGTCGCATGGGGGAGGGCTGGCTGCTGGAGGCCCGCCGCTGGACGCTCATGGCCTGGGGCTGCCTGACGGTGGGGGTCCTGTTGGGCGCATGGTGGTCGTACGAGGTCCTGGGGTGGGGCGGCTACTGGGCGTGGGACCCGGTGGAGAACGCCTCGTTCCTCCCGTGGTTGACCGGCACGGCCTACCTGCACTCGGTCATGGTCCAGGAGCGCCAGGGGATGCTGCGGGTCTGGAACCTGTCGCTGCTCTGCGCCACGTTCTCGCTGACCATCCTCGGTACCTTCATCACCCGGTCGGGGGTGCTGGAGTCGGTCCACACCTTCACGGAGTCCGGTATCGGCCCTCTCCTGCTGGGATTCTTCGGGCTGGTGGTGGTCACGACCGTCGGCCTCATCGCCTGGCGGGGAGACGAGTTGCGGACGGCCGGTTCGATCGACTCGCCGGTCTCGCGTACCGGGGCGTTCCTGTTCAACAACCTGCTATTCGGGGCGTTCGCCTTCGTGGTGCTGCTGGGCACGGTGTTCCCCCTGCTGGTCGAGGCCGCCAATGGGGACCGGATCTCGGTCGGCAACCCGTACTTCGAGCGCATGACCATGCCGATCGGGTTCGCCCTCCTTTTCCTGATGGCGGTGGCACCGGTCCTGCCGTGGGGGCGGGCCACCGCTGTGCTGCTGGCCACCCGCCTGCGCTGGCCGGCCGTCTTCGGTGCTGCGTCGATGCTGCTGGCAGTGGTTGTGGGGAGCCGGGGGTGGGCGCCGACCCTGGCCGTGGGCCTTGCGGGGTTCTCGATCGGCGGCGCGGCCCGCCAACTCTGGATGGCCGTGCGGGCCCGGGGCCTACGGGGCCTCGTCGGACGCTCCAGCGGCGGCATGGTCGTCCACGTCGGTGTGGCCGTGGTGGCCGTGGCGCTCGCCTGCTCCTCGGCCTTCGTCAGGCAGGCCGAGTTCCGGTTCGACCGGCCCGGCGACCGGGCCTCCTTCGCCGGACACGAGCTGGTCTTCGACGGCCTGACCACCGTCGACCTTCCGGAGAAGACCGAGATCCGCGTCTCGGTGCGCGTCGACGGGCACCCATACCTTCCCGCCATCAGCATGTTCCCCTTCGCCGGCCAGACCATCGGGACGCCGGCCACCCGGTCCACCCTGAGGGACGACCTGCAGCTGGCCGTACTGGCCGTGCCCGACGACGGGTCGACGACGACCGTCCTGCGGGTCACCGTGCAGCCCCTCGTGCTCTGGTTGTGGGTGGGTGGCGCGGTGATGGCCGTCGGGACGGCCCTGGCCGCCGTGCCCGGAGCCGGCGCTGCGCGACGGCGTGACGGCGACGGCGCAGAGGCGGAGAGGCGGTCGTCGGACGGGGTGTCGGCGTGA
- a CDS encoding heme exporter protein CcmB, translating to MAELRRFLGDAWLVAARDLRIEVRSRVVVDQVVPFALLVLVLFGFALDADHRTLRTFAPGLFWVAVLLSALLAVHRSASVDQSDGTLDALRMSGLPPSSLFLGKAAAVFVQLVLLEAVLVGGLLVLYGVEVVDPVLLVVAGLLAGVAVAAAGTLYGALASGLGVRETLLPILLLPVLAPVLIGATRAFDDALGAAAVDGWAWTGLLAVAALVVTVVGALAHGVLIED from the coding sequence GTGGCTGAGCTGCGTAGGTTCCTGGGCGACGCGTGGCTGGTGGCGGCACGCGACCTGCGGATAGAGGTCCGGTCCCGGGTGGTGGTCGACCAGGTGGTGCCGTTCGCCCTGCTGGTGCTGGTGTTGTTCGGCTTCGCCCTGGACGCCGACCATCGCACCCTCCGGACGTTCGCACCGGGCCTGTTCTGGGTGGCGGTCCTGCTCAGCGCCCTGCTGGCCGTGCACCGGTCGGCGTCGGTGGACCAGTCGGACGGAACCCTGGATGCGTTGCGCATGTCCGGACTCCCACCGTCGTCGCTGTTCCTGGGCAAGGCCGCAGCGGTGTTCGTGCAGCTGGTGCTGCTGGAGGCGGTGCTGGTCGGCGGCCTGCTGGTGCTCTACGGGGTCGAGGTGGTCGACCCGGTCCTGTTGGTGGTGGCCGGTCTGCTGGCCGGGGTCGCCGTGGCGGCTGCCGGTACCCTCTACGGCGCGCTGGCCTCGGGGCTAGGGGTGCGGGAGACCCTCCTGCCGATCCTGCTGCTCCCGGTTCTGGCGCCGGTGCTGATCGGGGCCACCCGGGCGTTCGACGATGCCCTAGGGGCCGCGGCGGTCGACGGTTGGGCCTGGACCGGGCTGCTGGCCGTGGCCGCCCTGGTCGTCACCGTGGTCGGCGCCCTGGCCCACGGCGTGCTGATCGAGGACTGA
- a CDS encoding cytochrome c biogenesis protein → MAGRDERRDTTGSRGSRLLGCAALVGLAALGVLAFVLTGPDVRIHPTTGEEFGQLDAVRMLYLHVPMAVLMYVSYLLCAVASVGVLVKRTRWWDVMAHSAAEVGTVLCGLVLVTGSIWGRPVWNTWWEWGDVRLMTTLVLFLLFAGYLALRRTTADPRRQARRAAVVALVAVLDIPLVNRSVAWWENRTLHQQSTLEELKIEDLTLFTLMFGFLAFGLVVCWLILQRFRVGWLEQAAIDHGIEAAIAERRGETSPAELDAAVGGRDGPAGEASP, encoded by the coding sequence ATGGCCGGACGAGACGAGCGACGAGACACCACAGGGTCCCGCGGCTCGCGCCTGCTGGGATGCGCCGCCCTGGTGGGACTTGCGGCACTCGGCGTCCTGGCCTTCGTCCTGACCGGGCCGGACGTCCGGATCCACCCGACCACCGGTGAGGAGTTCGGCCAGCTCGATGCCGTTCGCATGCTGTACCTGCACGTGCCGATGGCCGTTCTCATGTACGTGTCATACCTCCTGTGTGCGGTGGCCAGCGTCGGCGTCCTGGTGAAGCGCACGCGCTGGTGGGACGTCATGGCCCATTCGGCGGCCGAGGTGGGCACCGTGCTCTGCGGCCTCGTGCTGGTCACCGGTTCGATCTGGGGTCGCCCGGTGTGGAACACCTGGTGGGAGTGGGGCGACGTGCGCCTCATGACCACGCTGGTTCTGTTCCTGCTGTTCGCCGGCTACCTGGCCCTGCGCCGCACGACCGCCGATCCCCGGCGCCAGGCGCGGCGGGCGGCCGTGGTGGCCCTCGTGGCCGTACTGGACATCCCGCTAGTGAACAGGTCGGTGGCATGGTGGGAGAACCGCACGTTGCACCAGCAGTCCACGCTGGAGGAGCTCAAGATCGAGGACCTCACGCTGTTCACCCTCATGTTCGGCTTCCTGGCCTTCGGGTTGGTGGTCTGCTGGCTGATCCTGCAGAGGTTCCGGGTCGGATGGCTGGAGCAGGCGGCGATCGACCACGGGATCGAGGCGGCCATAGCCGAACGTCGTGGCGAGACGTCTCCCGCCGAGCTGGATGCCGCCGTCGGTGGTCGGGACGGACCGGCCGGGGAGGCGTCGCCATGA
- a CDS encoding transcriptional repressor, whose translation MSEDHPHVDDGAIDDLHVTVGRRLRAAGMRYSRSRHAVVEVLAGAGRPLTLPEILAVDARRRLAQSSAYRNLGELVDVGVARRVDAGDDHARFELHESLTGHHHHLVCDVCGRVEDFHVPDEFEQQVAALVEVAADGGFRVEAHRFDMLGRCADCR comes from the coding sequence ATGTCCGAGGACCACCCACACGTCGACGACGGAGCCATCGATGACCTGCACGTCACGGTGGGCCGTCGCCTCCGGGCCGCCGGGATGCGCTACAGCCGATCGCGGCACGCCGTGGTCGAGGTACTGGCCGGTGCCGGTCGACCGTTGACCCTGCCCGAGATCCTGGCCGTCGACGCCAGACGGCGCCTGGCCCAGAGCTCCGCCTACCGCAACCTCGGTGAGCTGGTGGACGTCGGGGTGGCGCGGAGGGTGGACGCAGGCGACGACCACGCCCGGTTCGAGCTCCACGAGTCGCTGACCGGGCACCACCACCACCTGGTCTGTGACGTCTGCGGGCGGGTGGAGGACTTCCACGTGCCGGACGAGTTCGAACAGCAGGTGGCCGCCCTGGTGGAGGTGGCGGCCGACGGCGGGTTCCGTGTGGAGGCCCACCGCTTCGACATGCTCGGCCGCTGCGCCGACTGCCGATGA
- a CDS encoding cytochrome c maturation protein CcmE, with protein sequence MADDAGPEPSPLDLTPRPSRPGAGTRRPGAIALVLVVVGALVYVLLRTLGDASLFFYDVAEAVELRSELGDGRFRVVGTPEPGLVVAELDGGSAVVFTLCAGDVLADVVHMGDPAELFQPGVPVVLQGAWTAGRPPGVDGLSGAADDGWFLRTDHMVVKHDNDYRSDGAELEPCGETG encoded by the coding sequence GTGGCTGACGACGCCGGACCGGAGCCGTCGCCCCTGGACCTGACGCCCCGGCCGTCGAGGCCGGGGGCCGGGACCCGTCGCCCCGGGGCCATCGCCCTCGTGCTGGTGGTGGTGGGTGCCCTGGTGTACGTCCTGCTTCGCACGCTGGGCGACGCCTCGCTGTTCTTCTACGACGTGGCCGAGGCTGTCGAGCTGCGGTCCGAGCTGGGTGACGGCCGGTTCCGCGTGGTCGGAACCCCGGAGCCCGGGCTTGTGGTCGCAGAGCTGGATGGCGGATCGGCCGTCGTGTTCACCCTCTGCGCAGGCGACGTGCTGGCTGACGTCGTCCACATGGGCGATCCGGCCGAGCTGTTCCAGCCCGGGGTGCCGGTGGTGCTCCAGGGCGCCTGGACCGCCGGGCGGCCACCCGGCGTCGACGGTCTCTCCGGAGCGGCCGATGACGGCTGGTTTCTCCGGACGGACCACATGGTGGTGAAGCACGACAACGACTACCGGTCGGATGGCGCCGAGTTGGAGCCCTGTGGGGAGACCGGTTGA
- a CDS encoding septum formation family protein, with amino-acid sequence MPDPRSTCRRLLTAVTMAILLAACTDDPSDPQSPTSDPAEATTSIVEVRPTLADEGIPNWVGDVVNLHDLEDGACFNRYSWVQDDRHVELDTRVPCGGPHQHEVYLRTEHPARAGAPWPGDREMEAFARAQCYGAFADFVGEIYELSELELGYLTPSRTDFEHEDARFRGIHCYLLRDDGEEMVGSARDSRR; translated from the coding sequence ATGCCCGATCCCCGGAGCACCTGTCGCCGGCTGCTGACGGCGGTCACTATGGCGATCCTCCTGGCCGCTTGCACGGACGATCCGTCCGACCCGCAGTCGCCGACGTCCGATCCGGCGGAGGCGACCACCTCGATCGTGGAGGTCCGACCGACGCTGGCCGACGAGGGCATCCCGAACTGGGTGGGCGACGTGGTGAACCTCCACGACCTGGAGGACGGTGCCTGCTTCAACCGCTACTCGTGGGTGCAGGACGATCGGCACGTCGAGCTCGACACACGGGTCCCCTGCGGTGGACCCCACCAGCACGAGGTCTACCTCCGGACCGAGCACCCGGCCCGGGCCGGGGCACCATGGCCGGGAGACCGGGAGATGGAGGCGTTCGCCAGGGCGCAGTGCTACGGGGCATTCGCCGACTTCGTGGGCGAGATCTACGAGCTGTCAGAGCTGGAGCTCGGCTACCTCACCCCGTCCAGAACCGACTTCGAGCACGAGGATGCCCGGTTCCGCGGAATCCACTGCTACCTCCTCCGCGACGACGGCGAGGAGATGGTCGGTTCGGCACGGGACAGCCGCCGCTAG
- the ccmA gene encoding heme ABC exporter ATP-binding protein CcmA: MPVVDLRGAVALLGNFPALAGVDLTVEPGEIVLVRGPNGAGKTTLLRLCAGLVRPEAGSVEVLGHDLVHERRSVRRRVALLGHAMGLYDDLTVVQNVHFWARAAGLSAEEATDRVGVAMVRLGVAERLFGQPVHTLSAGQRRRASLAALVVRRPELWLMDEPHAGLDQAGRDVVDVLIGDAVASGATVLVSSHELDRVAVLGPRVVTIAGGVVVDDTGRGDGGGSRG; this comes from the coding sequence GTGCCAGTGGTCGACTTACGCGGGGCGGTGGCGCTGTTGGGGAACTTCCCAGCGCTCGCCGGGGTCGACCTCACGGTGGAACCCGGTGAGATCGTCCTCGTCCGGGGGCCGAACGGGGCCGGCAAGACCACCCTGCTCCGCCTTTGCGCCGGCCTGGTGCGGCCCGAGGCCGGATCCGTCGAGGTGCTCGGCCATGACCTCGTCCACGAACGCCGTTCGGTTCGCAGGCGCGTGGCCCTGCTGGGTCATGCCATGGGCCTCTACGACGACCTGACGGTCGTGCAGAACGTGCACTTCTGGGCCCGTGCCGCGGGGTTGTCGGCCGAAGAGGCCACCGACAGGGTCGGGGTGGCGATGGTCCGACTGGGCGTGGCCGAGCGGCTCTTCGGGCAACCCGTCCACACCCTGTCGGCCGGGCAGCGGCGGCGGGCGTCGCTGGCAGCCCTGGTCGTCCGTCGACCGGAGTTGTGGCTCATGGACGAACCCCACGCCGGTCTGGACCAGGCGGGACGCGACGTCGTCGACGTCCTCATCGGCGATGCCGTGGCCTCCGGGGCCACGGTGCTGGTCTCCTCCCACGAACTGGACCGGGTGGCCGTGCTGGGTCCGCGGGTGGTGACCATCGCCGGGGGAGTGGTGGTCGACGACACCGGTCGTGGCGACGGGGGTGGTTCCCGTGGCTGA
- a CDS encoding glycosyltransferase family 4 protein, with protein sequence MGFDLTWVAGDVEPGWTDERPLTLVGGLGIDAGFPPDPDELAAALEDADLVVVENLCTIPLNLPASVAVAEALRGRPAVLHHHDPPWQRARFAHVTELPPEDPTWLHVTINDLTRHQMAERGITATTIRNGFEPDPPPGDRQRTRARLGLSPDDRLVVHPVRAIGRKAVGRAVGIAEALDATYWLLGPAEDGYGPELARELAAARCPVIHASQADRSDLYAAADVVVFPSTWEGFGNPPVEASLARRPVVVGGYPVADELRALGFSWFDADDLDPLMAWLGSPATRRHALLEANRAVAVRELSLDRMADRLESLLAAAGWLP encoded by the coding sequence ATGGGTTTCGACCTGACCTGGGTGGCCGGTGACGTCGAGCCGGGCTGGACCGACGAGCGTCCTCTGACGCTGGTGGGCGGGCTCGGGATCGACGCCGGGTTCCCGCCGGACCCCGACGAGTTGGCCGCAGCCCTGGAGGACGCCGACCTGGTGGTGGTCGAGAACCTGTGCACCATCCCCCTGAACCTCCCGGCCTCGGTGGCCGTCGCCGAGGCGCTCCGCGGTCGACCGGCCGTGCTCCACCACCACGACCCCCCGTGGCAGCGGGCCCGCTTCGCCCATGTCACCGAACTTCCCCCGGAGGACCCCACCTGGCTCCACGTCACCATCAACGACCTGACACGCCACCAGATGGCGGAACGAGGCATCACCGCCACCACCATCCGCAACGGGTTCGAACCCGACCCGCCGCCGGGCGACCGCCAGCGCACCCGTGCTCGGCTCGGCCTGTCACCCGACGACCGCCTTGTGGTCCACCCGGTGAGGGCCATCGGCCGCAAGGCGGTGGGTCGGGCCGTGGGCATCGCCGAGGCGCTGGACGCCACCTACTGGCTGCTCGGTCCGGCCGAGGACGGCTACGGCCCGGAACTGGCCCGCGAGCTTGCAGCCGCCCGGTGCCCGGTAATCCACGCCTCCCAGGCCGACCGGTCCGACCTGTACGCGGCCGCCGACGTCGTGGTGTTCCCCTCGACCTGGGAGGGCTTCGGGAACCCCCCGGTGGAGGCCTCTCTGGCCCGACGGCCGGTGGTGGTGGGTGGCTATCCGGTGGCCGATGAGCTCCGCGCCCTGGGGTTCAGCTGGTTCGACGCCGACGACCTCGACCCGCTGATGGCGTGGCTGGGGTCGCCTGCGACCCGGCGCCACGCCCTGCTCGAGGCCAACAGGGCGGTGGCCGTCCGGGAACTCTCGCTGGATCGCATGGCCGATCGTCTGGAATCCCTCCTGGCCGCGGCAGGCTGGCTCCCGTGA
- a CDS encoding TlpA family protein disulfide reductase, with the protein MSPVRSAALAVGLVLALLIAVFATRDTNRDRMTTHLVGAVAPAVVGTTIEGSTWDLDDQRGRWVLVNFFSTTCVPCVREHPELVAFAATHSGADDVRIVTVAFDDRPSTVAAFFVEHGGGWPVLTADTGRIAVDWGVVAVPESYLVTPSGHVAAKVIGGVTLDDLEDLLARAVAVVP; encoded by the coding sequence GTGAGCCCGGTCCGGTCCGCGGCGCTGGCCGTGGGCCTCGTGCTGGCCCTCCTGATCGCCGTGTTCGCCACCCGCGACACCAACCGGGACCGTATGACCACCCACCTGGTCGGAGCCGTGGCCCCTGCGGTCGTGGGAACGACGATAGAGGGCTCGACCTGGGACCTGGACGACCAGCGGGGTCGCTGGGTGCTTGTCAACTTCTTCTCCACCACCTGTGTGCCCTGTGTCAGGGAGCACCCCGAGCTGGTGGCGTTCGCCGCCACCCACTCCGGTGCCGACGACGTGCGGATCGTGACCGTCGCCTTCGACGACCGGCCGTCGACCGTGGCCGCCTTCTTCGTCGAACACGGGGGTGGCTGGCCGGTCCTCACCGCCGACACGGGACGGATCGCCGTGGACTGGGGAGTGGTGGCCGTTCCCGAGTCGTACCTGGTCACCCCGTCGGGGCACGTGGCGGCGAAGGTGATCGGCGGCGTGACCCTGGACGACCTGGAGGACCTGCTGGCCCGTGCCGTGGCGGTCGTCCCATGA